One bacterium genomic region harbors:
- a CDS encoding UDPGP type 1 family protein: protein MNHQPEFFKQIQQAGQGHILRFWNELPEPARERLLNQIRTIDFTLLARLIEEHLKSLESAVAHKKLEPTGVITLPETTSAKKRRAEARQAGEAALRQGKVACLLVAGGQASRLGYDGPKGAFKVGPISGKSLFQLFGERILALNRIYHTQIPWYIMTSETNDGQTRDFFAQNRFFGLPEDMVGFFKQMMMPAVDFNGRLILSDKGNIFMNPAGNGVCPLALKKSGALEAMQEEEIEHVFYFQVDNALANIADPVFIGYHILDQTEVSTKVVAKLYPEEKMGVVGQINGRFGIIEYSELSEEQMYARKDNGSLRFGYGTIGIYVFSREFLEKVAEGFNLPFHAARKAIPCLDESGGLIQPTAPNGIKFETFIFDMLPQAGKASAIEVVREEEYLPLKNKEGENSPTTVTRGLINLYALWLEAAEIKVPRDDQGEVAGVVEISPIFALDRESFVEKVDKNITFDGRLYIEG from the coding sequence ATGAACCATCAACCGGAATTCTTTAAGCAGATTCAGCAGGCAGGTCAGGGACATATCCTGCGTTTCTGGAATGAGCTGCCTGAGCCGGCCAGAGAGCGCCTTCTCAACCAGATAAGAACAATAGATTTTACCCTCCTGGCCAGACTTATTGAAGAGCATCTTAAATCTTTGGAATCAGCCGTGGCCCATAAGAAACTTGAGCCGACAGGGGTCATAACTTTGCCCGAGACAACCTCGGCGAAAAAAAGAAGGGCCGAGGCGCGTCAGGCTGGTGAGGCCGCCCTGCGTCAAGGCAAGGTGGCCTGTTTACTGGTTGCTGGAGGTCAGGCTTCGAGGCTGGGTTATGATGGACCTAAAGGGGCTTTTAAGGTCGGCCCTATTAGCGGTAAAAGTCTCTTTCAATTGTTTGGGGAGCGGATATTAGCTCTCAATCGAATATACCATACTCAGATCCCCTGGTATATTATGACCAGCGAGACTAATGATGGTCAGACCCGGGACTTTTTTGCCCAAAACCGATTCTTCGGCCTGCCTGAAGACATGGTCGGCTTTTTTAAACAGATGATGATGCCGGCCGTGGATTTTAACGGCCGATTGATCTTGTCTGACAAGGGCAATATATTTATGAACCCGGCTGGTAACGGCGTCTGCCCCCTGGCTCTTAAAAAGAGCGGAGCCCTGGAAGCCATGCAAGAAGAGGAGATTGAACATGTCTTCTATTTCCAGGTGGACAACGCCCTGGCTAATATAGCTGATCCGGTCTTTATCGGCTATCATATCCTGGATCAGACCGAGGTGTCAACCAAGGTAGTGGCTAAACTTTATCCTGAGGAAAAAATGGGCGTGGTCGGGCAGATCAATGGAAGGTTCGGCATAATTGAATACAGTGAATTGTCTGAAGAGCAGATGTATGCCAGGAAAGATAATGGCTCTCTGCGCTTTGGATATGGAACCATCGGCATATATGTCTTCAGCCGGGAGTTCCTGGAAAAGGTAGCCGAAGGCTTTAATCTGCCTTTCCATGCAGCCAGGAAAGCTATTCCTTGCCTGGACGAATCAGGGGGCTTGATACAACCAACCGCCCCGAACGGGATCAAATTCGAGACCTTCATCTTTGACATGCTGCCACAGGCCGGAAAGGCTTCGGCCATAGAAGTAGTCAGGGAAGAGGAATACTTGCCCCTTAAAAATAAAGAGGGGGAAAATTCACCGACCACGGTAACAAGGGGTTTGATAAACCTTTATGCCTTGTGGCTGGAAGCAGCGGAGATAAAGGTTCCCAGGGATGATCAAGGAGAAGTGGCCGGAGTAGTCGAAATTAGCCCGATCTTTGCCCTGGACAGGGAGTCTTTTGTCGAAAAGGTGGATAAAAATATTACCTTCGATGGAAGACTCTATATTGAGGGATAA
- a CDS encoding CBS domain-containing protein, with amino-acid sequence MNIDWPRTLIDEIMTDKLLIVPDDERVRTAARIMEEYQVGSLLVCKEGKTIGILTEADIVRSLISTGLSLDETRVQTIMSGRRPITIRPYSTIEEAYLSMARNRIRHLIVVAEKVEEGEVEVGIVSVRDILYPKEEVGEEVAAQWQQEIKSWIKGFPWTRRDRIEKIMTRKLVMVEGDENILKASTLMGSKQISTLLIKEEDKVKGVLSETDIVRRVIAKSLDPEKTKTSEVMTGFPVTISSKDPIDQAYSLMANKRIRHLVVTSRDRVVGIISARDLVCLPAMKIKRAWKK; translated from the coding sequence ATGAATATAGACTGGCCTAGAACCCTGATAGATGAGATAATGACCGATAAGCTGCTCATCGTGCCTGATGATGAAAGGGTCAGAACGGCAGCCCGAATAATGGAAGAATACCAGGTTGGCTCTCTCCTGGTTTGTAAGGAGGGAAAAACAATCGGTATCCTTACCGAAGCGGATATAGTTCGCTCCCTGATATCGACGGGTCTAAGCCTGGATGAAACAAGGGTTCAAACCATTATGAGCGGCCGCCGGCCGATTACCATCAGGCCTTACAGCACGATCGAGGAGGCGTATCTCTCTATGGCCCGTAACCGTATTCGTCATCTGATTGTAGTGGCGGAAAAAGTAGAGGAAGGCGAGGTGGAAGTAGGTATAGTCTCGGTGCGAGACATCCTCTATCCGAAGGAAGAAGTTGGAGAGGAAGTAGCCGCCCAGTGGCAGCAAGAAATAAAGTCGTGGATAAAAGGTTTTCCATGGACTCGAAGGGATCGGATAGAGAAGATAATGACTCGGAAACTGGTGATGGTGGAAGGTGATGAAAATATCCTGAAGGCATCGACGCTGATGGGAAGTAAGCAGATATCCACCCTCCTGATTAAGGAGGAAGATAAGGTGAAGGGGGTGCTTAGCGAAACAGATATAGTCCGCCGGGTAATAGCTAAGAGCCTGGATCCGGAGAAGACCAAAACTTCAGAGGTGATGACCGGCTTTCCAGTTACTATCAGCTCCAAGGATCCGATCGATCAGGCCTATTCTCTTATGGCTAATAAACGTATTCGCCATTTAGTGGTCACCAGCCGAGACCGGGTGGTAGGTATCATATCTGCCCGGGACCTGGTTTGTCTACCAGCTATGAAGATAAAGAGGGCCTGGAAAAAATAA
- a CDS encoding type II secretion system F family protein, with translation MWAKSELKERLRPYVDTSYVDQLAAQEKINGVSTKRDQFKILQRIGDILEGMSLFERYEAKIETKLVKAGLLLRPGEFMVIIGLAVLVGGVLGIIFSGGKIYIGLIGAMVGFYLPGRYLNRLKNKRTKAFNGQLGDCLTLLSNSLRAGHSFVQAMATVAYETLPPMSDEFKKVLREDSLGVPLEKALTDLTSRIESDDLDLIVTAVLIQRRVGGNLSEVLDNIAQTIRERIRLKGEIKTLTAQGRMSGWIISLLPFCIGFILYLLQPDMMKLLFTEKLGWFMIGTGLFMQAMGIMLVRKIIAIEV, from the coding sequence ATGTGGGCTAAATCAGAATTAAAAGAGCGACTCCGCCCTTATGTAGACACCTCTTATGTAGATCAGCTGGCGGCTCAGGAGAAAATTAACGGAGTCTCTACCAAAAGGGACCAGTTCAAGATATTACAGCGGATTGGAGATATCCTGGAAGGTATGAGCCTCTTTGAACGATATGAGGCCAAAATTGAGACAAAACTGGTCAAAGCCGGTTTGCTTCTCCGACCCGGTGAGTTTATGGTTATTATTGGCTTAGCTGTTTTAGTGGGAGGTGTTCTGGGGATTATTTTCTCCGGGGGGAAGATTTATATAGGCTTAATAGGGGCTATGGTGGGTTTCTATTTGCCCGGGCGATATCTTAATCGCCTCAAGAACAAGAGGACGAAGGCCTTTAATGGTCAATTAGGCGACTGCCTGACCCTCCTTTCTAATTCCCTTCGGGCCGGACATAGCTTTGTGCAGGCCATGGCGACAGTGGCTTATGAGACCTTGCCCCCTATGTCGGATGAATTTAAAAAGGTCTTACGAGAGGATAGCCTTGGGGTGCCTCTGGAGAAGGCCCTAACTGATCTCACGTCTCGAATAGAAAGCGATGATCTTGATCTGATTGTAACGGCTGTTCTTATCCAGCGCCGGGTGGGAGGAAATCTTTCCGAAGTCCTGGATAACATCGCTCAGACCATCCGTGAACGGATTAGACTTAAAGGGGAAATCAAGACTTTGACGGCCCAGGGTCGGATGTCAGGGTGGATAATCTCGCTCCTCCCCTTCTGTATCGGATTTATTCTCTATCTGCTTCAGCCTGACATGATGAAGCTCCTCTTTACAGAAAAACTGGGCTGGTTTATGATCGGCACGGGACTTTTTATGCAGGCGATGGGGATTATGCTGGTCAGAAAGATTATCGCCATCGAGGTTTAA
- a CDS encoding type II secretion system F family protein, producing MNLLILAIIFMFTTTVFLLILGTVQSRKNKILERLDSISQVKEKKQKPGEVEELEKPFFERIIRPYISKIAERFSRPKASVASTGLDERLLLAGNPGKLVAGEFRAIQLLAALILFGLAGLICVLFKAPLPFLIAFTAAGVGLGFVVPKFYLGRLISKRQKAVRKGLPDCLDLLCVSVEAGLGFDMALGRVVEKFRGPLSDEFKKALDEITVGRPRKDALKDASKRCGVDDLEMFINAIVQAEQLGIAIANVLRIQAGQMRTRRRQKIEELAMKAPLKMLFPMVFFIFPTIFIVVLGPVVLKVITELSGKGI from the coding sequence ATGAATCTACTTATCTTAGCCATTATTTTTATGTTTACGACGACTGTCTTTCTCCTTATCTTAGGCACGGTCCAGTCGCGAAAAAACAAGATTTTGGAAAGACTTGACTCCATCTCGCAGGTTAAAGAAAAAAAGCAAAAGCCAGGAGAGGTAGAAGAGCTGGAAAAACCATTTTTCGAGCGGATCATTCGGCCTTATATTTCCAAGATAGCCGAGCGATTCAGTCGTCCTAAGGCCTCGGTGGCTTCCACCGGCCTGGATGAAAGGTTACTCTTAGCCGGTAATCCCGGTAAACTTGTCGCCGGTGAGTTCAGAGCCATCCAGCTTTTAGCCGCCCTTATTCTTTTCGGGCTAGCCGGATTAATTTGTGTGCTTTTTAAAGCTCCTTTGCCTTTTTTAATAGCCTTTACTGCTGCCGGCGTCGGTTTGGGATTTGTCGTGCCCAAGTTTTATCTGGGCAGGCTTATTAGCAAGAGACAAAAAGCCGTCCGCAAAGGTCTCCCCGATTGTCTTGATTTACTTTGCGTCAGTGTGGAAGCCGGTTTAGGGTTTGATATGGCCTTAGGCCGGGTGGTTGAAAAATTCAGAGGGCCTCTTTCTGATGAATTCAAGAAGGCCCTGGATGAAATCACCGTCGGCAGACCCAGAAAGGATGCCCTCAAAGATGCCAGTAAGCGTTGTGGGGTCGATGACCTGGAAATGTTTATTAATGCTATTGTTCAGGCGGAACAATTAGGGATAGCCATCGCTAACGTCTTGAGGATTCAGGCAGGACAAATGCGCACCAGACGCCGACAAAAAATAGAAGAACTGGCTATGAAAGCCCCCTTGAAAATGCTCTTCCCTATGGTCTTCTTTATCTTTCCTACCATCTTTATCGTGGTCCTTGGCCCGGTAGTCCTTAAAGTAATCACCGAACTTAGTGGTAAGGGGATTTAA
- a CDS encoding sulfatase-like hydrolase/transferase, translated as MYNKNLIFFSLKVIALFFFLIVNIPLIWMLALYSGSLFLEIYKWLQLISIILVLYVFKNKIITFPMANLIYLFYSILAGYYIFTDTKLDSSFLLRNLGEIDDIVPRFIYQFSVVFSVASINSFILYKFRPNFKNKFFYIIPILFIISPQLIHRQELNNELICFVESIFKKDKVIDYYQSNYIQLIQDSIKRKHDIIGQARKINKEQLPKYLENIIILQIESLNADLVNERNTPYFTAISREGIFFPKIYGNSVQTILGQENMLCSLPCSFDVSLVATEYDKQVLSLPKILKGMGFKTFFLKCFHLSFTRSGEFMTNIDFDEVHGVDIMGPKDVLYRWGYKGDIFYKRAFDYFQKNKKEKYNFIFLSIGATNHWPFNITPGFEDIVPYKYPKNFRERFINTTFLQDQYLQVAWREINNIFPEKNYTLIITGDHSWPAGFHENNIFGGKGAFEENFVTSTIMIIGDEEKYKNKIITTRYSLMDIMPSILDLFGLNFVNKFSRSFIKELNGEEVPKSKILLVQPFSDKYLNIIDWPLKYQYNSHRRNIVLYNLEEDPGEENSQIISNNEEENLQFIRELLN; from the coding sequence ATGTATAACAAAAATTTAATATTTTTCAGTCTTAAAGTTATAGCCTTATTTTTCTTTTTGATTGTAAACATTCCTCTTATCTGGATGTTAGCTTTATATTCCGGCAGTCTATTTTTGGAAATATATAAATGGCTCCAGCTTATAAGCATAATTTTGGTATTATACGTGTTTAAAAATAAAATTATTACCTTCCCAATGGCCAATCTGATTTACCTTTTTTATTCAATTTTAGCCGGATATTACATTTTCACTGATACTAAACTGGATTCTTCTTTTTTGTTGAGAAATCTTGGTGAGATAGATGATATTGTGCCTCGATTTATTTATCAATTTTCAGTAGTATTTTCGGTGGCCTCGATAAACTCTTTTATCCTCTACAAATTTCGGCCAAACTTTAAAAATAAATTTTTTTATATAATCCCAATATTATTTATCATTTCCCCTCAACTTATTCATCGCCAGGAGCTTAATAATGAATTGATTTGTTTTGTCGAAAGTATTTTTAAAAAAGATAAAGTGATAGACTATTACCAAAGTAATTATATCCAATTAATTCAAGACTCTATTAAACGTAAACATGACATTATTGGGCAAGCGCGAAAAATTAATAAAGAACAACTGCCCAAATATCTTGAGAACATCATTATCCTGCAAATAGAAAGCTTAAATGCAGATTTGGTTAATGAAAGGAACACTCCCTATTTTACGGCTATTAGTCGAGAGGGTATATTCTTTCCTAAAATTTACGGTAATAGCGTCCAAACAATACTTGGCCAGGAAAATATGCTCTGTTCCTTGCCTTGTTCCTTTGATGTAAGTTTAGTTGCTACTGAATATGACAAACAAGTTTTATCCTTACCGAAAATTTTAAAAGGAATGGGCTTTAAGACTTTTTTTCTGAAATGTTTTCACTTAAGCTTTACCAGAAGTGGCGAATTTATGACTAATATAGACTTTGATGAGGTACATGGTGTCGATATTATGGGTCCAAAGGATGTGTTATATCGTTGGGGGTATAAAGGGGATATTTTTTATAAAAGAGCTTTCGATTATTTCCAGAAAAATAAAAAAGAAAAATATAACTTTATATTCCTATCAATCGGGGCGACAAATCATTGGCCATTTAATATTACACCTGGCTTCGAGGATATAGTTCCCTACAAATATCCGAAGAATTTTCGAGAAAGATTTATAAATACCACATTCTTGCAAGATCAATATCTACAAGTTGCCTGGAGAGAGATAAATAATATCTTTCCTGAAAAAAATTACACCTTAATAATAACAGGAGATCATAGCTGGCCGGCCGGTTTTCATGAGAATAATATCTTTGGGGGAAAAGGAGCTTTTGAAGAAAATTTTGTCACCTCGACGATAATGATTATTGGAGATGAAGAGAAATATAAAAATAAGATTATTACTACCAGGTATAGCCTGATGGATATTATGCCCAGTATATTAGACCTTTTTGGCCTAAACTTTGTTAATAAATTTAGTCGTTCTTTTATTAAGGAGTTGAATGGAGAAGAAGTACCAAAAAGCAAAATTCTATTAGTCCAGCCATTTTCGGATAAATATCTCAATATTATTGATTGGCCCTTAAAATATCAATACAATAGCCACCGAAGAAATATTGTATTATATAATTTAGAAGAAGATCCGGGAGAAGAAAACAGCCAAATAATTAGTAATAACGAAGAAGAAAATCTGCAATTTATTAGAGAACTATTAAATTGA
- a CDS encoding CpaF family protein — protein sequence MSLLKRLEEARNIHQQKDKGSAPRRVVEKEPTNPLANLRAKVYDKIVEEADAELLKEQDEELKRRLLAEQVEDFIIEVSSEEHISYTRAEHDKLLDDLIHEILGLGPIEPLLQDPSITEVMVNGYQNVYIERKGRLEHTNVTFKDDQHVLHIIEKIVSPIGRRIDESSPYVDARLRDGSRVNAIIPPLAIDGPSLTIRKFFQEKLQADDLIRFGSVTKKMINFLSACVRARLNIVVSGGTGSGKTTTLNVLSSFIPPEERIITVEDAAELQLHQEHTVRLETRPPNIEGKGAVTVRDLVRNSLRMRPDRIIVGEVRSGEALDMLQAMNTGHDGSLTTVHANSPRDALARISTMVLMAGMELPMQAIKEQIASAINLIVQQSRLQDGSRKITKISEVQGMEGEVILLQDVFVFEQKGIGEDGKVLGEVHPTGIRPKFYHKFTEKGIDLPTETFIR from the coding sequence ATGTCCCTGTTAAAAAGATTAGAGGAAGCCAGAAATATTCATCAGCAAAAAGACAAGGGATCTGCACCTCGACGGGTAGTGGAGAAAGAGCCGACCAATCCTTTAGCTAATCTCAGGGCCAAGGTCTATGACAAGATTGTGGAGGAAGCGGATGCCGAGCTTCTCAAGGAACAGGATGAGGAACTAAAACGAAGGCTCCTGGCCGAACAGGTAGAGGATTTTATTATTGAGGTTAGTTCCGAGGAGCATATCTCTTATACCCGGGCCGAACATGACAAGCTTTTAGACGATCTTATTCATGAGATTCTTGGTTTGGGGCCTATTGAGCCGCTACTCCAAGATCCATCTATCACTGAAGTTATGGTTAACGGTTACCAAAATGTTTACATTGAACGTAAAGGCCGATTGGAACATACCAACGTAACCTTCAAGGATGATCAACATGTCTTGCATATCATTGAAAAGATTGTCTCTCCTATTGGGAGAAGGATTGATGAATCAAGTCCTTATGTGGATGCCAGACTTCGGGACGGTTCCAGGGTGAATGCCATTATACCGCCTCTGGCCATTGATGGGCCTTCTCTGACTATCCGGAAGTTTTTCCAGGAGAAGCTTCAGGCGGATGACCTCATCAGGTTTGGATCAGTGACTAAAAAGATGATAAATTTTCTCTCGGCCTGCGTTCGGGCCAGGTTGAATATTGTTGTTTCTGGCGGGACAGGTTCAGGAAAAACCACCACCCTCAATGTGCTTTCTTCCTTTATTCCTCCGGAGGAGAGAATTATTACGGTTGAAGATGCGGCTGAATTACAACTCCATCAAGAACACACGGTTCGTTTGGAGACAAGGCCGCCTAATATTGAAGGCAAGGGTGCCGTAACGGTTCGCGATCTGGTCAGAAACTCCCTGAGGATGAGACCGGACCGGATTATTGTGGGTGAGGTCAGATCAGGAGAGGCCCTGGATATGCTTCAGGCTATGAATACCGGGCATGACGGCTCCCTGACCACGGTGCATGCCAATTCCCCCAGGGATGCCCTGGCCAGGATATCTACTATGGTTCTGATGGCCGGAATGGAACTGCCTATGCAGGCTATAAAAGAACAGATTGCCTCGGCCATAAACTTGATCGTCCAGCAAAGCCGGCTCCAGGATGGGAGTAGAAAGATTACCAAGATCTCAGAGGTTCAGGGCATGGAGGGTGAGGTGATTCTACTTCAAGATGTCTTTGTCTTCGAGCAAAAAGGAATAGGTGAAGATGGCAAAGTTCTTGGAGAGGTCCACCCCACCGGGATCAGACCTAAGTTTTATCATAAATTTACCGAGAAGGGAATCGATCTGCCGACGGAAACCTTTATCAGATAG
- a CDS encoding choice-of-anchor X domain-containing protein, which yields MKQSRMIVLVLALLIFPVVSLAEITKVEVSWDTAQEPLNIGDTIHFTAWVDGPGLVTVGIASIHEGIQLYDDGSNGDTTANDRIYARDYRISEGDSIKNGYVFFYLETPDQKLTKQAEEKVTIYASRPLISNDSVFPLPFDPTTVPPQGSPGAKINYTLSESGQVTIKIYESYLGYLTSPDTPVEIIGSVPGKAGANQATWDGLKDDLRPYPDNKYTYVITAVNQYGNESDPPVIGNIVLSTVKLEMTNSLISPNPFSPDDDEVADFTEITFDLFLWATPDQLKVLDFPNNYFLGTKGTGSKDPRPYVLVGLKVHREGYEGFTFPHDLTEDGDTDYAPWDWPVDQNGVWLAPDGFELGFSDLLDVSDENKTNDWDTLLPLNGPYTDDRGRSYYTKKFSVGWDAENTPDGTYSLTLQSQLLSYKILFVAYVKESGIIVAEKWHMEPLRPVGYGLSAEPVTKSVTIKRVKGPGTDNQPPVISSFKPNKDEIVDPTLKPVTEISVGLEDEGCGVDFIASSIQLLDPLGVSIPARLMPYGDSILKLEGFDIPGGHLRLSGVYTVHIIARDKLGNKEEIEYTFTIEDRSAPKVSGVYINHHPLEPNDPPLTEPITEVSVQLNDGPTGSGVDLDRSDLYLQDKQGNKILGNLEGDQKNSELIFQPTVNLTSSGTYTIVVYPKDISGAAAIYTFDFELDLSANILITYQGQLYGTIYPGTSLVQQPSYDLSNLLVAEVSSIQPLPTEIRPLGKIIRFYNAQNPSQNIEGWEFTQPIKLILPYQGSDFLLGVSKRDLAVYAYTSSNRIWQALGEAAFDPDFEALSVRITRLAAAYTLAYPAPIEEGRLEDILTLSAESFNPDRGEEVTIDGLEGADYYSIRVYGLSGDQVRRIEDGQTFGWDGRDEDGRIVYNGLYIIRIEVSKQEEKATVHRLVAVIR from the coding sequence ATGAAACAAAGTAGGATGATAGTGCTCGTTTTAGCCTTGTTGATTTTCCCGGTCGTTTCCCTGGCCGAGATCACTAAGGTTGAGGTTAGTTGGGATACGGCTCAGGAGCCACTAAACATCGGCGATACTATCCATTTCACGGCCTGGGTGGATGGACCCGGCCTGGTTACCGTTGGGATAGCCAGCATTCACGAGGGTATCCAGCTCTACGATGATGGCTCCAATGGAGACACCACGGCCAATGATCGGATTTACGCCAGGGATTATCGCATCAGTGAGGGTGACTCTATCAAGAACGGCTATGTCTTTTTCTACCTGGAAACACCTGATCAAAAGTTAACCAAACAGGCCGAAGAAAAGGTGACCATTTATGCCTCCAGACCACTTATATCCAATGACTCTGTCTTTCCCCTCCCTTTTGACCCCACCACCGTGCCGCCGCAAGGCTCACCAGGTGCCAAGATCAACTATACCTTGAGTGAAAGCGGGCAGGTTACCATCAAGATATACGAATCTTATTTGGGCTACCTTACCTCGCCTGATACGCCGGTAGAAATTATCGGTTCTGTGCCGGGGAAAGCCGGGGCCAATCAGGCCACCTGGGATGGACTGAAGGATGATCTTAGGCCTTATCCTGATAATAAATATACCTATGTGATTACGGCGGTCAATCAATATGGTAATGAAAGCGATCCGCCGGTGATAGGTAATATCGTTCTTTCGACGGTTAAATTGGAGATGACCAATAGTCTCATTTCCCCTAATCCATTTTCTCCCGACGATGATGAAGTAGCTGATTTTACAGAGATAACCTTTGATCTCTTTCTCTGGGCTACACCGGATCAACTCAAGGTATTAGATTTTCCGAATAATTACTTTTTAGGAACTAAAGGGACCGGATCAAAGGATCCCAGGCCCTATGTCCTGGTTGGATTAAAGGTTCATAGAGAAGGATATGAAGGCTTTACCTTTCCGCACGATCTGACGGAAGATGGAGATACCGATTACGCCCCCTGGGACTGGCCAGTGGACCAAAACGGGGTCTGGCTGGCACCAGATGGCTTTGAATTAGGGTTCAGCGACCTTCTGGATGTCTCCGATGAGAATAAAACTAATGACTGGGATACCCTTCTCCCTCTCAACGGTCCGTATACGGATGATCGTGGACGTTCCTACTATACCAAAAAATTCAGTGTGGGCTGGGATGCAGAAAATACACCCGATGGAACATATTCTCTTACCCTTCAGTCTCAACTTCTCTCTTACAAGATTCTCTTTGTCGCCTACGTCAAAGAAAGTGGTATTATTGTAGCGGAAAAATGGCATATGGAACCTTTGCGACCTGTGGGCTATGGGCTTTCAGCCGAGCCGGTAACCAAATCAGTGACCATAAAAAGAGTTAAGGGGCCGGGGACGGATAATCAGCCGCCGGTCATCTCCTCTTTTAAACCAAATAAAGATGAGATCGTAGACCCCACTCTTAAGCCGGTGACTGAAATTTCGGTGGGGTTAGAGGATGAGGGATGTGGGGTGGACTTTATCGCCTCCTCCATCCAGCTTCTTGATCCCCTGGGGGTAAGCATTCCGGCCAGGTTAATGCCTTATGGTGATAGTATCTTAAAATTAGAAGGGTTCGATATACCCGGCGGTCACCTGAGGCTATCAGGAGTATACACTGTCCACATTATTGCCCGGGATAAGCTGGGGAATAAAGAGGAGATTGAATATACCTTTACTATTGAGGATCGAAGCGCCCCAAAGGTAAGTGGCGTCTATATCAACCATCATCCCCTTGAACCCAATGACCCGCCCCTGACCGAGCCAATAACCGAGGTATCGGTTCAACTGAATGATGGTCCAACCGGTTCCGGCGTTGACCTGGATAGATCCGATCTTTACCTCCAGGATAAACAGGGAAATAAAATACTCGGGAACCTGGAAGGGGACCAAAAGAACTCAGAGCTTATCTTTCAACCAACGGTCAATCTGACCTCATCTGGAACTTATACTATTGTGGTGTATCCCAAAGATATAAGTGGCGCCGCCGCCATCTATACCTTTGATTTCGAGCTTGATCTTTCGGCTAATATCCTGATTACTTACCAAGGGCAATTATACGGCACTATCTATCCGGGCACCAGTCTTGTTCAGCAGCCGTCCTATGATCTCAGCAATTTATTAGTAGCCGAGGTCTCTTCTATTCAGCCGCTACCTACTGAAATTAGGCCCTTGGGTAAGATAATCAGGTTTTATAATGCTCAGAATCCCTCGCAGAATATAGAAGGTTGGGAGTTCACCCAACCCATCAAGTTGATTCTTCCCTATCAGGGAAGTGATTTCCTCTTAGGCGTGAGCAAGAGAGACCTGGCTGTTTATGCTTATACCAGCAGCAATCGTATCTGGCAGGCTCTTGGGGAAGCTGCCTTTGATCCGGACTTCGAGGCCCTTTCGGTCAGAATAACCAGATTGGCCGCCGCTTACACCTTAGCTTATCCGGCGCCCATTGAAGAAGGCCGTCTGGAGGATATCCTGACCCTCTCGGCCGAGTCCTTCAATCCGGACCGCGGAGAGGAAGTAACTATTGATGGCCTTGAAGGCGCCGATTATTACAGTATTCGGGTCTATGGGCTATCCGGGGATCAAGTCCGCCGGATAGAAGACGGCCAGACCTTTGGCTGGGACGGCCGAGATGAGGATGGCCGGATAGTATATAATGGGCTTTATATCATTAGAATAGAGGTTTCTAAGCAAGAAGAGAAGGCCACGGTTCACCGGCTGGTGGCCGTGATAAGATGA
- a CDS encoding DUF3467 domain-containing protein has translation MAQKEKQLRATIDEKVVDGVYVNMANIMHSPSEFIMDFGRLVPGKPEAKILSRIITTPTHAKHLLKALEDNISNYEKTYGSIKISEEDKRKLGF, from the coding sequence ATGGCACAAAAAGAGAAACAACTAAGGGCCACTATTGATGAAAAGGTAGTCGATGGGGTCTATGTCAATATGGCTAATATTATGCATTCTCCATCCGAGTTTATTATGGATTTTGGCCGTTTAGTACCGGGTAAGCCTGAGGCTAAAATATTGAGTCGAATTATTACTACCCCCACCCACGCCAAACATCTTCTTAAGGCGCTGGAAGACAATATTTCTAATTACGAAAAGACCTATGGAAGTATCAAGATCAGCGAAGAGGATAAGCGGAAACTCGGTTTTTAG